Proteins from a single region of Macaca thibetana thibetana isolate TM-01 chromosome 4, ASM2454274v1, whole genome shotgun sequence:
- the TPMT gene encoding thiopurine S-methyltransferase isoform X1 — protein sequence MDGSRTSLDIEEYSDTEVQKNQVLTLEEWQDKWVNGKTAFHLEQGHQLLKKHLDTFLKDKSGLRVFFPLCGKAVEMKWFANRGHSVIGVEISELGIREFFTEQNLSYTEEPITEIPGAKVFKSSSGNISLYCCSIFDFPRTNIGKFDMIWDRGALVAINPGDRKRYADTMLSLLGKKFQYLLCVFSYDPTKHPGPPFYVPHAEIEKLLGSSDSSASASQVAGMCHHTRLMLYFYCLSQTGHELLTSSDPSTSAPKVLGLQV from the exons ATGGATGGTTCAAGAACTTCACTTGACATCGAAGAGTACTCCGATACTGAGGTACAGAAAAACCAAGTACTAACTCTGGAAGAATGGCAAGACAAGTGGGTGAACGGCAAAACTGCTTTTCATCTGGAACAAGGACATCA gcTGTTAAAGAAGCATTTAGATACTTTTCTCAAAGACAAGAGTGGACTGAGggtattttttcctctttgtggAAAAGCGGTTGAGATGAAATG GTTTGCAAACCGGGGACACAGTGTAATTGGTGTGGAAATCAGTGAACTTGGGATACGAGAATTTTTTACAGAGCAGAATCTTTCTTACACAGAAGAACCAATCACCGAAATTCCTGGAGCCAAAGTATTTaag AGTTCTTCGGGGAACATTTCATTGTACTGTTGCAGCATTTTTGATTTTCCCAG GACAAATATTGGCAAATTTGACATGATTTGGGATAGAGGAGCATTAGTTGCCATTAATCCAGGTGATCGCAAACg CTATGCAGATACAATGTTATCCCTCCTGGGAAAGAAGTTTCAATATCTCCTGTGTGTTTTTTCTTATGATCCAACTAAACATCCAG GTCCACCATTTTATGTTCCACATGCTGAAATTGAAAAGTTGCTTG gttcaagcgattcttctgcctcagcctctcaagtagctgggatgtgccaccatacccggctcatgttgtatttttattgtcttagccagactggtcatgaactcctgacttcaagtgatccatccacctcggcccccaaagtgttgggattgcaggtgtga
- the TPMT gene encoding thiopurine S-methyltransferase isoform X2 — protein sequence MDGSRTSLDIEEYSDTEVQKNQVLTLEEWQDKWVNGKTAFHLEQGHQLLKKHLDTFLKDKSGLRVFFPLCGKAVEMKWFANRGHSVIGVEISELGIREFFTEQNLSYTEEPITEIPGAKVFKSSSGNISLYCCSIFDFPRTNIGKFDMIWDRGALVAINPGDRKRYADTMLSLLGKKFQYLLCVFSYDPTKHPGPPFYVPHAEIEKLLGKICNIHCLEKVDAFEERHKSWGIDYLFEKLYLLTEK from the exons ATGGATGGTTCAAGAACTTCACTTGACATCGAAGAGTACTCCGATACTGAGGTACAGAAAAACCAAGTACTAACTCTGGAAGAATGGCAAGACAAGTGGGTGAACGGCAAAACTGCTTTTCATCTGGAACAAGGACATCA gcTGTTAAAGAAGCATTTAGATACTTTTCTCAAAGACAAGAGTGGACTGAGggtattttttcctctttgtggAAAAGCGGTTGAGATGAAATG GTTTGCAAACCGGGGACACAGTGTAATTGGTGTGGAAATCAGTGAACTTGGGATACGAGAATTTTTTACAGAGCAGAATCTTTCTTACACAGAAGAACCAATCACCGAAATTCCTGGAGCCAAAGTATTTaag AGTTCTTCGGGGAACATTTCATTGTACTGTTGCAGCATTTTTGATTTTCCCAG GACAAATATTGGCAAATTTGACATGATTTGGGATAGAGGAGCATTAGTTGCCATTAATCCAGGTGATCGCAAACg CTATGCAGATACAATGTTATCCCTCCTGGGAAAGAAGTTTCAATATCTCCTGTGTGTTTTTTCTTATGATCCAACTAAACATCCAG GTCCACCATTTTATGTTCCACATGCTGAAATTGAAAAGTTGCTTG GTAAAATATGCAATATACATTGTCTAGAGAAGGTTGATGCTTTTGAAGAACGACATAAAAGTTGGGGAATTGACTATCTTTTTGAAAAGTTGTATCTACTTACAGAAAAGTAA